The Gemella haemolysans ATCC 10379 genome contains the following window.
TGAGCAACTATCGGAGATATTTTATCAAATTTTTTCCTAACTCTTTTAATATGCGTATCCACTGTTCTTAGATCCGAATAGAAATCATAATCCCAAACAGCTCGTAGAATCTCATTACGTTTAAATGCTTTATCCGGTGATTTAGCCAGGAATAATAAAAGATCAAATTCTTTTGGTGTTAATAATACTTCAGTATCATCAACAATAACTTTATGTGAATTAACATCAATTATTAATCCAGGAAATACAAGAACATCTTTTGCGTAAAGTTCTGGAGTATAAAAAACACTACGTTTCGTTCGTTGAAGAATCGCATTTATCCTTAACATAAGTTCTCTTGGACTAAACGGCTTAACAACATAGTCATCTGCACCTAATTCAAATCCTTCAACCCTACTCTGTTCATCAGCTTGAGCAGACATAATTATTACAGGTGTCGCCTTAGTTTTTCTAAGCTCTGATAAAATAGATTTTCCATTTAACATAGGTAATTGGACATCCAGAAGTACACAAGAATAGTCCATATATTTCAATCTTTCTAAACCATCATGACCATTACTAGCTTCATCGACAATATACCCTTCTTTTTCAAGATACATTATTAATAATTTTCTTATTCTTTCTTCATCATCTATTATTAATATTCTCTCTGACACAATACATCACTTCCTAATTTCTTATTTACTTCTCACCATTCTTAGCCTTATTAATAAGTCGTTTTACTTCATGAATAGTAAGAGGTCTATATTCACCTTTTTTTAATCCTTCTAACGTTAAATCTTCAATAGATTCACGTTTTAACTTAATCACTTCATAACCTAATGCTTCAAACATTCTTCTTACTTGGCGGTTTTTCCCTTCATGTATTGTTAATCTAACTAAAGTATTACCACTCTTGTTTTTATTTTTAACAACATTAACTTCCGCTTTAGCAGTTTTATAATTATCGATTCTCACCCCGTTACGAAGAATTCTAAGGTGATTATCTTCTAATTTACCATTAATTTTAGCAACATATGTCTTCTTAATCTTGTGCTTAGGGTGTGTTATTAAATTAATAAACTCACCATCGTTAGACATAATAAGTGCACCTGACGTATCATAGTCTAATCTTCCTACAGGTACTACACGTTCATTAACATTTTCAAAAAAGTCTTTTACACATGTACGATCTTTCTCATCAGACATTGAAGTAATTACTTTTTCTGGTTTGTAGAATAAGTAATATCTCTTATTCTCTTTTAGTAAACGTACACCTTCAACAATAATAATGTCACTTGGTTCAGCTTTAACACCTAATTCCTTAACAACTTCTCCATTAACACTTACTTTTCCATCTAAAATAAGCTGTTCAGCCTTTCTTCTTGATGTGTATCCTGATGCAGCTATTAATTTTTGCAATCTTTCTGCCATCTTATCCTCCTAATTTTGTAAAAATTTATTTATTTCTTCACTAGTAACAATTTCCGATTTTGGTAATTGCTCTAAACTTTCTAATCCAAAAACATCTAAAAATATATCAGTTGTTTCATATAACTTTGGTTTACCAATAGTATCTAATGTTTTATTAGAAACAATAAGCTCCTTACTAACAAGAGAGTGTAATATAGAATCACTACTTACACCCCTTATTTTATCGATTTGAACTTTTGTTATCGGTTGATTATATGCAATAATCGCTAAAGTTTCTAAAGAAGCTTTAGATAACTTAACAAGGTTTTTAGAAATAACAGCTTTCTTAATAACCTCAGCCATTTCATCTCTTAATAACATTTTATAAGTTGTACCAAATTTCTTAATAATTAAAGAATTATTAGCATTATTGTACTCCTCACAAAAGATATTAAGCATATTCTCAGCTTCATGAGGCTCGACTTCCATAAAAGTAGAGAAATATTCAATATTAAGCCCTTCTTCACCTTTCATAAAAAGTAAAGCCTCAATTATTTTTTTTATCTCATCTAATAGCATATTAATTTTCCTTTGATTTATATTCTAGAATGATTTCACTATCATTGTCAACACATAGCAACTCTTGATCTTTAATCATCGCTAATATCCCCATAAACACTAAAACAACCTCGTTCTTTTGAGGATATGATTTAATCAAATCAAAAAAAGACATATTTCTTTTGTTTTTAAACTTATTGACTAGTTCTTCTTTCACTTGTTCGAAAGACACTTCTCTTCGATAACTTACTAAAGATACTTCATTTTCTTTATCTTCAAGAGATCTAAGAATATTTTCCATCGCTCGTAATAATTTTGAAGAAGGAATTCTTAGAGTTTCAACACTACCTTCTTCTTCAATATTCATACTCTCTTTATCTAAAAATTGAGCTCTGATCTTCTGAAGATTATCAAGTTTCTCACTAAGTTCTTTATAGTTTTTGTAATCAAGAAGTTGTTGCACTAAATCTTCTTCATCCTCTATAGTTTCGTCTTCAAACTTAGGAAGTAAATTTTTACTTTTTATATGAAGCAATGTGGCTGCCATTACAATATATTCTTCTGCATTTTCTAATGAAAATTCATCACTATTATTAATATATTCCAAATAACTCTCTGTTAGACGAGCTATAGGTATATTGTAAATATCAATTTCCATCTTTTCAATTAAATGCAAAAGTAAATCAAGTGGACCTTGAAAAACCTCTAAGTTAACATTATACATTTATTTTATCCTTTAATTAATCGTTTTTCTTGGATGATTCGTTATCATTCTTTTCGATTTATTCCCCTCTAGACTAGAGAAATATAATTTTAAACTATGAATATTTTTCAAACCTAAAAGTTCTTGAACTTCTTCAGCTGGCACTTTATCTTCAAGTAAGTGGATAGCTAGAGAATTTCTAAAATTCATAGTATTTAATTCTTTAGTTAATCCTAATTCTTGCTGACGTTTCTTGAATATTTTCCAAAAACCTTGGCGACTAATACCCTCACCATCATGATTTAAGAATAACTTACTATCATCTTTAATGTTTGGATACTCTTTTTTCAACTCTACAATATATTTTTCTATAGCTTCAACAGATTCTTTATTAAGAGCTATTGTTCTATATCCATCTTTTTTTCTATATTTTAAATATCCGATAGTTGTATTAACATCTCTAAGTTCTAAATTAATACATTCAGTTGGTTTAATACCAATCGAATATGATAATTCAAATATAGCTTTATCCCTATAACCTATTAAATTTTTCGTATTGACATCCAAAATTTTAGAAATTTCATGTCTAGTAAAAATTACTAAATCTTGGTGTTCTTCTTTATCAATATGTACATCAATATTTACTCTGTTAGGAATAAATTTTTCAAACCATAAATACTCTACAAAAATATGAACAGTAGAGATTGTTCTTGAAAGAGTTGCAGAAGAATATTCTTTCTCTCTTAAATAATCAATATATCTAGAAATAAATTCTTCATTTAACCATGAATAGTCTTGTGTTGAATATCCCTTCTCCTCTAAATATAAAAAGATTTTCTTTAAATCCCTATCATAAGAATTAATAGTGTTTGTAGAAAACTCTTTTCTATTTAGTAAATATTCATTGAAATTTTTTAATACTGTCTCGTTCATAAAATTACCCCCTTAGTATTAAAATTACCCTAATTTTTATTTCTATATTGATTATATCATCTATAAAACTTTATGTAAATGCATTTACAAGAAATTTTAGCTAAATATAAAAAAATTCAAGACGCTTTTTAATGATAAAAAATGATATCTAAAATCGCCTTGAAATTTTATTATTTTATATTCTTTTTCTTCCAAACTTGTGGTAAATAATTGAAACAAAAAATAGATTAATGCATATGATAACTAAAGGTAACAAAATTGCTTTATTTAGGTAATATTTTGACATTGCAGCCCCTAAAATTACCCCTGTTAGAAACACCGAAATAAGAGTAAAGTATATTAATAATGGGATTTTACTCTCTTTCTTTTTCAATACAAAAAACTTATATAAATGCTCGCTCATAGAACGCAAGTTCCCAGTACAAAATACACTAGCAAAAACTAAATTATTTACTTTTCTAAAACCATCAAATTGAATAGCACAAATAAAAGAAATTACAATCGGTCTAATATCTAAACCAAAATACTTATACTTAATCAAAATTACAAATAAAGCAAAAATTTGAATAAGTAATAAAATGTAAATATGTTTAAATATAGATAACTCTTTATACTTTGTTTCGATACACTTACTTACTAATACCCCTACTACAAATGATAGGATTGGTATTGAGTAATGTAAAACCTCTCGAAAGTTACCCTCAATTAAGTCTATTCCAACAAAAATTAAGTTCCCTGTCTGCGCATTTGCAAATATACCATCACAATTAACAAAAGTATATGCATCGAAAAATCCACCAACCATTGTTAATAATAAGCAAAAAATAAGTTGCTCATGAACAGGAAGATTTTTATTAATTAATGTCTCACGTAAATTCATACTCTATAAATCAGCTCCTTACATAATCTAATCAAAAATTGTATCCCAATTTTGAGGATCTTTATAACATTCAAAACACATCTCTAATTGTTTTTTCGTAGTTCTTGTTAATGATAATTCTGGTAAATCATCAAGTGAATAGAATTCTGCACCTAAAGTTTCTGTATTTTCGTTAAAACTATGATTAATATACTCACATAAAACAAATATTTTAACCATCCCTAGTGGAAAGTTCACATGATGATGCCTATTATAATCTAATACAGCAACAACTTTTAATGGCTGTACAACAGCACCAGCTTCTTCGCTTGCTTCTTTTATAACATTTTCTCGAATACTTACATTAACATCTTGATAACCTCCAGGAAGCGCCCATTTCCCATCAAGCTGTTCTTTTACTAATAATATCTTATCATCTTTAATTATTGCTGCTCTTGTCTCAACCTTAGGAGTTTGATAACCAATTTCAGAAGCAAAGTCCATTTTTATTTTTTCGATAGGTAAATCATACTTATAAGATAACATCTCACAAGCAATATCACGAATTCTCTCAGAACGTTCTCTATCAAATTTATCTTTACTGTAGGCTAAACTACATTGTGCTAAAAACTGTAACTCCTGAGCCCACTTTTTCCAAACATCATTTTTTAATACATTAACAACATCTTCAATATTTCTAATAAATATCGCATTCTTAACATCTAGAAAATCATATTCTTTTCTTAGTATAAATACATTTATTAAATTCTCACTAAGTCTTTCTTTATTATCAGTTATATATAATGAATTTCTATCATTTATACTCAGATCTTCTAAAAACTCAAAAGGTATACTACGATCACTAAAAACTTTCTCAATTTTTTCAGTAATTAAATTTTTAATTTTTTTGTCTATATATATTTTCTGATACATTAGCAACCTCCATAACTTTGTATATATTATAACACATTTTAAAATTATATCTATAACATATTGTAATTTAATCAACATGTTTTCGTTAAACTTTCCATTATTTTTCAATATATCAAGTATACTTTTATTTTACACCTATTTTTTACAATTTAAAAGATATATAAATGTAGAAAATATCAACAAAAATCTTGCTAGTTTATTAGAATAGTTGTATAATAGGAAATATAGATATTATTTAAGGAGTGGTAGCAATGAAATATATTATTTCACTATTTTGGTCATTTATATTTGCAGCTGTTATAGTATTTATCGTATCATCTATTTTAGGTAGCAATGGTGAAATCAATACAATTCGTGACTGCGCAATTTTAGCTGTATTATTTACAATTTTTGCTGCTTTATTTGACGTAGTAGGTATCGATAAAAAACGCGAAGAAAAGTAAATTTTAACAATTAATATCATAGAAATTTTATAAAGTAGGCATTGAGGAGTTCATTTCCTCCTTCCTACTTTTTATTTGAATATAGGAGATAATTAAATGAACAATGTTCTAGCAACCATGTGCTACGTTGATGACGGAGAAAACTTTTTAATGTTAAAAAGAAATAAAAAAGAAAACGATATTCATGAAGGCTTGACGATTAGCGTCGGCGGAAAATTTGAACCAGGAGAAAGTCCTGAAGACTGCGTTATTAGAGAAGTAAAAGAAGAAACAAACCTCGATATTATAAAACCTAAATTAAGAGGAATTATAACCTTCCCCGATTTTGATGGTGAAAAAGATTGGTATACATATGTGTATACCGCAACTGACTACAAAGGTACTTTGACTGAAGATTGCAACGAAGGTGATCTAATATGGGTAAAAAAATCAGAGATACAAAATATAAAAACTTGGGAAGGAGATTACATCTTTCTTGACTGGCTTGTCAAAGATAAACCATTTTTCTCAGCTAAATTCAACTATAAAAACAACGAATTTGTAGACTACGAAGTAACATTTTATGAATAACAGAGGGACAATATTATGAATATAGAAATTAATAAAGAATTCAAACAAAATTATTTAGTTCAAGATAATAACACTGCTAAATTTATGGGAAGTGGTGATTTAGAAGTTCTTGCAACACCTAGCCTTGTTGCTTTCATGGAGAATACAGCAAAAAATTACTTAAATACATTTTTATCAGATGAGTTAGGTAGTGTTGGCAGCAACATCAATATTAATCACCTAGCTCCTACTCTAGTTGGTAAGGAAATTACAGTTCAAGGTAAGATAACAGATATTATCAAAGAAAAGATTATTATTTTTTCTTTAGAAGCTTTCGAAGCAGATAAGAAAATAGGGGACGCTACACATACAAGAGTTATAATTAACAATGAAAAATTTTTAAACAAACTTTCATAAGAAATATAAAAACTATCGTAAACCGAAAAAAGAAAGACCGTAAACAAACGATCTTTCTTTTTTTACAATTTTACTTTTTAAAATTCATTAGAAAACATTAATTCTAAGAAATACTCCTTTAGAACTTTAATATAAGTTCCTTTCATACCTAGTGACTTAGATTCAATAATTCCAGCACTTTCTAGTTTTCTTAACGCATTAACAATTACAGATCTAGTAATCCCTACTCTATCTGCAATTTTACTAGCGATAAGTAAACCTTCAGTACCATCTAATTCTCTAAAGATATGTTCTATAGCTTCTTTTTCAGAGAATGATAATGAATTTAGAGCCATATTGACCATATCTTTATCACGAGCTAGATTTTTCTCTTTATCCTGTTTTTCATGTAAAATTTCAATTCCTACTACTGTAGATGCATATTCAGCTAATACTAAATCATCATCTTTAAAGTCACTATCCATTCTACCAATAACCAAAGTTCCTAGTCGTTCTCCTCCACCTCTGATTGGTAAGATTACAGTATAGCTGTTAGTCTCAAAGCGCTCCTGTTCTTCTTCTGGGAAAATTGATAATGGATCCTTGAATGGAATATTAACTTTTGTCGCATAAACTTTCAATGTTGCATCTAAATATGCTTTCGGCACTTTTCTATCTTGAATAATTTTCTCCATACGTTCATTAGAATAATCAACGATAGAATCATATCCAAGTATATTACCTTCAGTATCAAGAATATATACGACAGAATCTAGAATTGGACTTAGGCGCATTGCCATAGCCTCAAAGTCTACATTATCATGGCGTCCTTCTTGTAAAATTGTACTAATTTTTCTTGTTTTTTGTAATAAACTTGCCATTAATTTTCTCCTTACAAAATACTTCCTTGATTATTATACCATTAATTTTAATAAATTGTAAGACTTTTTAAAAATTAATTTAATCAATTTTGAAATTTTCTAACATTTCTAATGATCTTTTAGCATATCTTTCATATTTTTCCTTTTTATCTTTAATTCTTTCTGGAAGTGGTTTAATAATTCCGAAATTTGCATTCATTGGTTGGAAATTTTTACTTGTATTGTCTACAATATAATTTGCCATGGCACCAATCATAGTTTCTGTTGGGAATACAACTTCTTTATCTTCTGTATTGTATAGAGCATTTAATGCTGCCACAATTCCTGAAGCTGCACTTTCAACATATCCCTCTACACCTGTCATTTGACCAGCAAAATAGATGTTTTTCTCCTCTTTTAGTCTATAAGTTTTTTCTAATAATTGTGGAGAATTTAAGTATGTATTTCTATGCATAACTCCATAACGTACAATATTAGCATTTTCTAATCCTGGAATCATGTTAATAATTCTCTTTTGTTCTCCCCATTTAAGATGTGTTTGGAAACCTACGATATTATATAAAGTACCTTCGCTGTTATCTTGACGTAATTGTACAACAGCATATGGACGTTTATCAGTTTTTGGATCTTCTAAACCTACTGGTTTCATAGGTCCAAATAATAAAGTTTTTTCTCCACGTTTCGCCATTTCTTCAAAAGGCATACATCCTTCAAAATATATTTCTTTTTCAAATTCTTTTAATGGCGCTGCTTCCGCATTTATTAATTCATTATAAAAATTAAAGAATTCTTCTTTTGTCATCGGACAATTTAAGTACGCAGCTTCACCTTTATCATATCTTGATTTAAGATAAACTTTTTCCATATCGATTGAATCTTTTTCGATAATAGGAGCCGCTGCATCGTAGAAGTATAATCCATCTTGTTTCGTATAATTTCTGATATCTTGGCTTAGTGCGTCTGATGTAAGGGGACCTGTTGCAACAATTACAGGAATATCACCTTTAGGTATTGTTGGTAGTTCCTCACCTATTACATTAATGTTTGGGTGATTCTTGATAGTTTCAGTAATCATCTCTGAGAATTTATCTCTATCTACAGCTAACGCTCCACCAGCTGGTACTTGTGTTGCATCAGCACATTTAATAATAATTGAATCTAACATTCTCATCTCTTCTTTTAAAAGACCAACTGCATTTGTTACGTTGTTCGCTCTTAATGAGTTAGAACATACTAATTCACCAAAATTTTGAGTCTTGTGTGCAGGTGTCATTTTTTTAGGTCTCATTTCGTAAAGATCTACTTTAACTCCACGTTTTGCTAGTTGCCAAGCAGCTTCACTTCCTGCTAAACCTGCACCTATTACTATTACTTTTTTTTCCATTAATTGTCTCTCTTTCTATTTTATAGTAATCCAGAAAAATCATCTTTTTCTTCTTTTTTAACTTCTTGTTCTCTCATATCTTGAGTAACTACTCTACCATTCTTATCAAATAAATAAGTTTCTACACTATCAAGTGTTTCAGCGATAAGATCTGAGTAATCATCACGCGCTTCATATCCTTTAATTTTCTCTAATCTAGGCTTAGTCTTTGGAGCTTTAGGTGTAAAGATTGTACAACAATCTTCAAATGGTAAGTTAGAAATCTCTAAAGTATCAATCTCTTGCGCTATTTTAATTATATCAACTTTATCCATTGTTAATAATGGACGTAAAACTGGTAAATTAGTTACCTCATTAATACAATTCATAGACTCAAGTGTTTGCGACGCTACTTGACCAAGAGATTCACCTGTTGCAATAGCTAAACATCCTTCTTTTTTTGCTACTTCCTCAGCTATACGTAACATAAATCTTCTAGTTGAAGTCATTGTGTAGTTTGAAGGTACACGTTTTACAATTTCTGTTTGTAGTTTTGTAAAGTTTACAACATGAAGTTTAATTCTACCAACAACTTGACTTAATTTAATTGTTAAATCAAATATCTTTTGTAAAGCTTCAGCTGAAGTAAATGGTGGTGATTGGAAGTGAATCATCTCAACTTCCACACCTTTTACTTGTAGTGTATGTGCAGCAACAGGAGAATCAATACCTCCCGATAATAATAACAATGCTTTAGAAGAAGTATTTACTGGGAAGCCTCCTACACCTTTAATAAAGTCAGTAAAAATAAAAATTCCTTCACTTCTAACCTCTACATTAATTATAAAATCTGGTTGTTTAACATTTACTTTTAAATTCTTATAATTAATTAGAACATGACTTCCAAATACGTTATTTAATTCATTTGTATTATATGGGAAGTTTTTGTTAGGTCGTTTAGTTTGGATTTTAAATTTATATTCTTTATCCAATTTAGTTTCTAAAAGTCTATCAATAATTTTTTTAGCTTCTTCAACATCTAATCCAGCTCTTAATACTGGAGAAAAATTATGAATACCAGGAACTTTTTTTAATCTCTCCATAATTTCTTGAACATCTTCATTATGATCTAAATGAATATACATTCTATCTCTTTTTGTTTGGACATGGAAACCTGTTAATCCTTGAAGATTGTAACGAATGTTTTTTGTTAATTTTTTTAAGAACTCATTTCTGTTACCAGATTTCAATGTAAGTTCTCCATATCTTACTATAATATGACTAAATTCCACTTTCAATTACCTCTTTAAATTTTTTATTATATTCATCGATGAATACTTCAATAAATGTTTCAACTTCTTGTTTAGTAGTCTCATTAGAGAAGCTTACTCGAATGCTTCCCTCTATATTTTCTCTCGACAAGCCTCTTACAAAAAGAGCCTCATTTAGATGAAAAGTTTTTGATGAACAAGCACTCGTAGTTGAAACCATTATCCCCCTTTCATTAAGGGCATTAACTATTGCTTCTCCTTTAATTTTAGGTAAACTGATATTTATTATTGAATCAATATACTTTTCACTTAACGGAGAGTTTATTACTATATGATTATATTTTGAAAATCCTTCAATAATCATAGTCTTAAATTCTTTATGTTTTACTTTTACAGTTTCTACTTTTTCTTGTGATAATCTCAAAGCTTTCGCAAGGCTTGCCGCAGCAGCAACATTTACTGTTCCACTACGTAAACCGTCTTCTTGACCTCCACCAAAAGTAATATTGTGAACTGTTCTTCTAGATTTTAAATACAGTACACCAACACCTTTTATACCATGAAATTTGTGTGCTGAAATAGCATAACTATCAACTTTTGATAAATCAAGTTTATCTTTTAATACCCCTTGTACTCCATCAACATGGAAATGAACCTTAGGATAATCTTTTAAAATTTCTGAAATCTCTTCTATTGGTTGAATCGTCCCAAAAACATTATTAATCTGCATTACACTTAATAAAATTGTCTCTTTTGTCAGTAAAGATTTTAGATGGTTTAAATCAACTACTCCATCTTCATCAACATTTAAATAATCTAATATAAACCCTCTTCTCTCTAATTCTCTAAAAGATTCTAAAACTGAAGGATGTTCGATTTTCGAAACAATAATTCTATTACCAAAATCTTTTTTGTGTTCTACACTCCCAAGTAAAGCTATGTTATTACTTTCAGTAGCACAAGATGTGAAAAATATACTATCTTCAGCCACTTGTAAGATAGATGCTACTTGTCCTCTGGCAGCTGAAAGAAGTTTATTAGTTGTTTTCCCAAATTTATTGATACTAGCAGCGTTACCAAAATAAGAATTGTTAACTTCAACAAATGTATCAAGCACTTCTTTATACGGTTTAGTTGTAGCACAATTATCTAAATATATCATACTATCTACCTTTCTTCTTTTTTCAATATTTCTAATTTTAAAATAAATACATTTTAAACCACCTTAAAGTATATAACAAAATAGATATTTTATCAATTAAAGTGGCTATTGTAAATAAAACTAGTTATATCATTGATATTTAAAATAATTAATTTTTTTACAGTAATAATTTAGACGCTAATCAAAAATAAACAACTAATAACCATAAATTATATAGTTACTAGCTGCTCATTTTTATTAAAAAACTTACTCTGTATATTCATTACCTACTACATCTTTAAGGATTTGATCCCATTTCGGTAAATTACGATCAATTCTAATAGCTCTATCACTATCAGTACCAAGAATATTGTGTGAACTTGTAGCAAGAATTACAACTTCCCCATCCACATAGAATTCATATGAAAATATAGTTTTAATACCACTATGTTTCTCAATCCATGTTTTAATAAAGATATCTTGGCTGTTGTATCTGATATTTGATCTAATTGAATACTTAACATCAATATCAGCATAGTATAAATCATAGTTTATTAATGAATCAATATCAATACCTAAACCATTTAAATAATATTTTTTAGCTAAA
Protein-coding sequences here:
- a CDS encoding NUDIX hydrolase, which codes for MNNVLATMCYVDDGENFLMLKRNKKENDIHEGLTISVGGKFEPGESPEDCVIREVKEETNLDIIKPKLRGIITFPDFDGEKDWYTYVYTATDYKGTLTEDCNEGDLIWVKKSEIQNIKTWEGDYIFLDWLVKDKPFFSAKFNYKNNEFVDYEVTFYE
- the trmFO gene encoding FADH(2)-oxidizing methylenetetrahydrofolate--tRNA-(uracil(54)-C(5))-methyltransferase TrmFO; translated protein: MEKKVIVIGAGLAGSEAAWQLAKRGVKVDLYEMRPKKMTPAHKTQNFGELVCSNSLRANNVTNAVGLLKEEMRMLDSIIIKCADATQVPAGGALAVDRDKFSEMITETIKNHPNINVIGEELPTIPKGDIPVIVATGPLTSDALSQDIRNYTKQDGLYFYDAAAPIIEKDSIDMEKVYLKSRYDKGEAAYLNCPMTKEEFFNFYNELINAEAAPLKEFEKEIYFEGCMPFEEMAKRGEKTLLFGPMKPVGLEDPKTDKRPYAVVQLRQDNSEGTLYNIVGFQTHLKWGEQKRIINMIPGLENANIVRYGVMHRNTYLNSPQLLEKTYRLKEEKNIYFAGQMTGVEGYVESAASGIVAALNALYNTEDKEVVFPTETMIGAMANYIVDNTSKNFQPMNANFGIIKPLPERIKDKKEKYERYAKRSLEMLENFKID
- a CDS encoding pseudouridine synthase, with product MAERLQKLIAASGYTSRRKAEQLILDGKVSVNGEVVKELGVKAEPSDIIIVEGVRLLKENKRYYLFYKPEKVITSMSDEKDRTCVKDFFENVNERVVPVGRLDYDTSGALIMSNDGEFINLITHPKHKIKKTYVAKINGKLEDNHLRILRNGVRIDNYKTAKAEVNVVKNKNKSGNTLVRLTIHEGKNRQVRRMFEALGYEVIKLKRESIEDLTLEGLKKGEYRPLTIHEVKRLINKAKNGEK
- a CDS encoding DUF2929 family protein, which encodes MKYIISLFWSFIFAAVIVFIVSSILGSNGEINTIRDCAILAVLFTIFAALFDVVGIDKKREEK
- a CDS encoding thioesterase family protein, encoding MNIEINKEFKQNYLVQDNNTAKFMGSGDLEVLATPSLVAFMENTAKNYLNTFLSDELGSVGSNININHLAPTLVGKEITVQGKITDIIKEKIIIFSLEAFEADKKIGDATHTRVIINNEKFLNKLS
- the codY gene encoding GTP-sensing pleiotropic transcriptional regulator CodY; protein product: MASLLQKTRKISTILQEGRHDNVDFEAMAMRLSPILDSVVYILDTEGNILGYDSIVDYSNERMEKIIQDRKVPKAYLDATLKVYATKVNIPFKDPLSIFPEEEQERFETNSYTVILPIRGGGERLGTLVIGRMDSDFKDDDLVLAEYASTVVGIEILHEKQDKEKNLARDKDMVNMALNSLSFSEKEAIEHIFRELDGTEGLLIASKIADRVGITRSVIVNALRKLESAGIIESKSLGMKGTYIKVLKEYFLELMFSNEF
- a CDS encoding YoaK family protein, whose protein sequence is MNLRETLINKNLPVHEQLIFCLLLTMVGGFFDAYTFVNCDGIFANAQTGNLIFVGIDLIEGNFREVLHYSIPILSFVVGVLVSKCIETKYKELSIFKHIYILLLIQIFALFVILIKYKYFGLDIRPIVISFICAIQFDGFRKVNNLVFASVFCTGNLRSMSEHLYKFFVLKKKESKIPLLIYFTLISVFLTGVILGAAMSKYYLNKAILLPLVIICINLFFVSIIYHKFGRKRI
- the scpB gene encoding SMC-Scp complex subunit ScpB — its product is MLLDEIKKIIEALLFMKGEEGLNIEYFSTFMEVEPHEAENMLNIFCEEYNNANNSLIIKKFGTTYKMLLRDEMAEVIKKAVISKNLVKLSKASLETLAIIAYNQPITKVQIDKIRGVSSDSILHSLVSKELIVSNKTLDTIGKPKLYETTDIFLDVFGLESLEQLPKSEIVTSEEINKFLQN
- a CDS encoding NUDIX hydrolase, which gives rise to MYQKIYIDKKIKNLITEKIEKVFSDRSIPFEFLEDLSINDRNSLYITDNKERLSENLINVFILRKEYDFLDVKNAIFIRNIEDVVNVLKNDVWKKWAQELQFLAQCSLAYSKDKFDRERSERIRDIACEMLSYKYDLPIEKIKMDFASEIGYQTPKVETRAAIIKDDKILLVKEQLDGKWALPGGYQDVNVSIRENVIKEASEEAGAVVQPLKVVAVLDYNRHHHVNFPLGMVKIFVLCEYINHSFNENTETLGAEFYSLDDLPELSLTRTTKKQLEMCFECYKDPQNWDTIFD
- a CDS encoding segregation and condensation protein A, which gives rise to MYNVNLEVFQGPLDLLLHLIEKMEIDIYNIPIARLTESYLEYINNSDEFSLENAEEYIVMAATLLHIKSKNLLPKFEDETIEDEEDLVQQLLDYKNYKELSEKLDNLQKIRAQFLDKESMNIEEEGSVETLRIPSSKLLRAMENILRSLEDKENEVSLVSYRREVSFEQVKEELVNKFKNKRNMSFFDLIKSYPQKNEVVLVFMGILAMIKDQELLCVDNDSEIILEYKSKEN
- a CDS encoding response regulator transcription factor, which translates into the protein MSERILIIDDEERIRKLLIMYLEKEGYIVDEASNGHDGLERLKYMDYSCVLLDVQLPMLNGKSILSELRKTKATPVIIMSAQADEQSRVEGFELGADDYVVKPFSPRELMLRINAILQRTKRSVFYTPELYAKDVLVFPGLIIDVNSHKVIVDDTEVLLTPKEFDLLLFLAKSPDKAFKRNEILRAVWDYDFYSDLRTVDTHIKRVRKKFDKISPIVAQMIVTVWGIGYKFDTSQNSL
- a CDS encoding tyrosine-type recombinase/integrase, coding for MNETVLKNFNEYLLNRKEFSTNTINSYDRDLKKIFLYLEEKGYSTQDYSWLNEEFISRYIDYLREKEYSSATLSRTISTVHIFVEYLWFEKFIPNRVNIDVHIDKEEHQDLVIFTRHEISKILDVNTKNLIGYRDKAIFELSYSIGIKPTECINLELRDVNTTIGYLKYRKKDGYRTIALNKESVEAIEKYIVELKKEYPNIKDDSKLFLNHDGEGISRQGFWKIFKKRQQELGLTKELNTMNFRNSLAIHLLEDKVPAEEVQELLGLKNIHSLKLYFSSLEGNKSKRMITNHPRKTIN